The following coding sequences are from one Streptomyces sp. NBC_01232 window:
- a CDS encoding alpha/beta fold hydrolase: MTAGTEQGTESTGERGALVVRTSPAVPAAAVLLLHGGREDGPEPPPLLNLPALRMRPFAAAVARATRGRDVLVAEVRYRHRGWNGSRCDAARDAEAALARIRELAGDVPVVLVGHSMGGRAALRAAGAPLVHGVVALAPWCPPGEPVDHLAGRRLYLLHDERDRVTSAAGSWEFVRRSRLAGADATAIPMPTGGHAMLSGAGAWHRRTAALVTSLVTRD, encoded by the coding sequence GTGACGGCCGGGACGGAGCAGGGCACGGAGTCGACCGGCGAGCGCGGGGCGCTCGTGGTCCGTACGTCCCCCGCGGTACCGGCGGCGGCGGTCCTGCTGCTCCACGGAGGGCGCGAGGACGGCCCGGAGCCGCCGCCCCTCCTCAACCTCCCCGCGCTGCGGATGCGGCCCTTCGCCGCGGCCGTCGCCCGCGCGACCCGCGGGCGCGACGTCCTGGTGGCCGAGGTGCGCTACCGGCACCGCGGCTGGAACGGCTCCCGCTGCGACGCCGCCCGGGACGCCGAGGCGGCCCTCGCGCGGATACGGGAACTCGCCGGGGACGTGCCGGTGGTCCTCGTCGGCCATTCGATGGGCGGCCGGGCGGCACTGCGCGCCGCCGGAGCACCCCTGGTCCACGGCGTGGTGGCCCTCGCCCCCTGGTGCCCGCCCGGCGAACCGGTGGACCACCTCGCGGGCCGCAGGCTCTACCTGCTGCACGACGAGCGGGACCGGGTCACCTCGGCCGCCGGATCCTGGGAGTTCGTGCGCCGGTCCCGCCTCGCGGGCGCCGACGCCACCGCCATCCCGATGCCCACGGGCGGCCACGCGATGCTCAGCGGCGCGGGTGCCTGGCACCGGCGCACCGCCGCCCTCGTCACCAGCCTCGTCACGCGGGACTGA
- a CDS encoding helix-turn-helix transcriptional regulator has protein sequence MSIFWPALPEDCTVAGPNGGPHPRRGELIGRGTEMGQIMMALAAARSGAGGALFVTGEPGVGKTRLATEALAMAAETNMVTVRGRAGAVGPPVPYRPLIEALLLLARAGLLPDSGELGSYGPVLARLLSGARDTEADAASHIVVAETMLRLLAVVGARRGCLLVLDDLHDADAGTLAVVEYLLDNIGMQPAALLLVTGCGPCAATELATRARQREAATVLELSPLSHPDVHLLIAAELRVPAAEVCPDLVRRAVDGSAGIPFVVKELVHDLSGRPALPDPHSPSVPPTVADNVRRQTGRLGPLGVELLGMAALFGRRFSLPVLERAIGRDHTQLSAVLRAAVASYLITPDGPGTQWYTFRYRLAAEALLDDLGPGERARYLRRAARALTELHPGLPGAWCEHAAQLHEHAGDTPEAVRLYCEAAGRATGEGAADRAVELLTTAHRLVEPGIAPELHATVLERLLDAVARSARFDRLPGPAAILDTLGGDGGEHDIPAQRRAGLHARLSDIATLTGRPAEALWHLDLARSLLGGHPADQYAALVDLAAVHVELSRLAPDRLRTATRYARRALEAAQRVDLPDVACRALLLLGQLARAQDEPAAVAHFGRARTLALARRLPAPRMAADVHLATVAASHDGRPAPIEQARQEALGMGLLPLAHETGFVLALDRIQHGRFDEARDRIRESAADASRLGLGRHLAMLRLADAVRYAHQGRRAEMRGALERLAPLLDAAPGVRAMSYGLARAFCSLLEEQHEAAGQEFAQALAYDAENPAIGDFGKHGIVLLLGVLAGRMGRRHHAEVAQASVSATRWNHQFTGLAHAVLLGREGRPDEATAAAGKALEAAEPFPMARRLSLRLVAQSAYEDGWGTPVEWLREAEEYFHDAGLQTVAGAGRALLRGMGASVRQRRTGTERVPADLRRCGITVREFEVARLVAERISNKDIAGRLHISLRTVEKHVASLLQKTGHPNRTAFATAARDLVA, from the coding sequence GTGTCCATTTTCTGGCCGGCGCTGCCGGAGGACTGTACCGTCGCGGGCCCGAACGGCGGACCGCACCCGAGACGGGGCGAACTCATCGGCCGTGGCACCGAGATGGGGCAGATCATGATGGCGCTGGCCGCCGCCCGTTCCGGGGCCGGCGGAGCGCTCTTCGTCACCGGCGAGCCGGGCGTCGGCAAGACCCGGCTCGCCACCGAGGCCCTCGCCATGGCCGCCGAGACGAACATGGTCACCGTACGGGGACGCGCCGGCGCGGTCGGCCCGCCCGTCCCCTACCGGCCCCTGATCGAGGCGCTGCTCCTGCTGGCCCGCGCCGGCCTGCTGCCGGATTCCGGCGAACTCGGCAGCTACGGACCGGTCCTGGCCCGGCTGCTGAGCGGCGCCCGGGACACGGAGGCCGACGCCGCGTCCCACATCGTGGTCGCCGAAACGATGCTGCGCCTGCTCGCCGTCGTCGGAGCGCGGCGGGGCTGCCTGCTCGTCCTCGACGACCTGCACGACGCCGACGCCGGAACGCTGGCGGTCGTCGAGTACCTCCTCGACAACATCGGGATGCAGCCGGCCGCGCTCCTCCTCGTCACCGGATGCGGACCCTGCGCGGCGACCGAACTGGCCACGCGGGCCCGTCAGCGCGAGGCCGCGACGGTGCTCGAGCTCAGCCCCCTCAGCCACCCCGACGTCCACCTGCTCATCGCGGCCGAGCTGCGCGTCCCTGCGGCCGAGGTCTGCCCCGACCTCGTCCGGCGGGCGGTGGACGGCAGCGCCGGAATCCCCTTCGTCGTCAAGGAGCTCGTCCACGACCTCTCCGGCCGCCCCGCCCTCCCGGACCCGCACAGCCCGTCCGTACCGCCCACCGTCGCGGACAACGTCCGGCGCCAGACCGGGCGGCTCGGCCCGCTCGGCGTGGAACTCCTGGGCATGGCGGCCCTGTTCGGCCGCCGCTTCTCGCTGCCCGTGCTGGAGCGTGCGATCGGCCGTGACCACACGCAGCTGTCCGCGGTCCTGCGCGCCGCCGTCGCCTCGTACCTGATCACCCCGGACGGGCCGGGCACGCAGTGGTACACCTTCCGCTACCGGCTGGCGGCCGAGGCCCTGCTGGACGACCTCGGCCCCGGCGAGCGGGCCAGATACCTGCGGCGGGCCGCCCGCGCCCTCACCGAGCTCCACCCCGGGCTGCCCGGGGCATGGTGCGAGCACGCCGCCCAGCTGCACGAGCACGCGGGCGACACCCCGGAGGCCGTCCGCCTGTACTGCGAGGCGGCCGGGCGGGCGACGGGCGAGGGTGCCGCCGACCGGGCCGTGGAACTGCTCACCACGGCCCACCGGCTCGTCGAACCCGGCATCGCCCCCGAACTGCACGCCACGGTCCTGGAGCGGCTCCTCGACGCCGTCGCCCGCTCGGCACGGTTCGACCGCCTCCCCGGGCCCGCCGCCATCCTGGACACCCTCGGCGGGGACGGCGGCGAGCACGACATCCCCGCCCAGCGACGGGCCGGACTCCACGCCCGGCTGAGCGACATCGCCACCCTGACGGGCCGCCCCGCGGAAGCCCTGTGGCACCTCGACCTCGCCCGCTCCCTCCTCGGCGGCCACCCCGCCGACCAGTACGCCGCCCTCGTGGACCTCGCCGCCGTGCACGTCGAACTGAGCCGGCTCGCCCCCGACCGGCTGCGCACCGCCACCCGCTACGCCCGGCGGGCACTGGAGGCCGCCCAGCGCGTCGATCTGCCCGACGTGGCGTGCAGGGCACTGCTGCTCCTCGGCCAGCTGGCCCGCGCACAGGACGAACCGGCCGCCGTGGCCCACTTCGGGCGGGCCCGCACCCTCGCCCTCGCCCGTCGGCTCCCCGCCCCGCGCATGGCCGCCGACGTGCACCTGGCCACCGTCGCCGCGAGCCACGACGGGCGGCCGGCCCCGATCGAACAGGCCCGGCAGGAGGCTCTCGGCATGGGCCTGTTGCCCCTGGCCCACGAAACCGGCTTCGTCCTCGCACTGGACCGGATCCAGCACGGCCGCTTCGACGAGGCCCGCGACCGGATCCGCGAGTCCGCCGCCGACGCGTCCCGCCTCGGACTGGGCCGCCACCTGGCCATGCTGCGGCTCGCCGACGCCGTACGGTACGCCCACCAGGGCCGCCGCGCCGAGATGCGCGGCGCACTGGAGCGCCTGGCCCCGCTGCTCGACGCGGCGCCCGGCGTGCGCGCCATGTCGTACGGGCTGGCGCGGGCGTTCTGCTCGCTGCTGGAGGAACAACACGAGGCGGCCGGACAGGAATTCGCCCAGGCGCTCGCCTACGACGCGGAGAACCCCGCGATCGGCGACTTCGGCAAGCACGGCATCGTCCTGCTGCTCGGCGTCCTCGCCGGCCGCATGGGCCGGCGCCACCATGCCGAGGTCGCGCAGGCGAGCGTCAGCGCCACCCGCTGGAACCACCAGTTCACCGGCCTGGCGCACGCCGTCCTCCTCGGCCGCGAGGGCCGCCCCGACGAGGCGACGGCGGCCGCGGGCAAGGCACTGGAGGCGGCCGAACCCTTCCCCATGGCACGCCGGCTGTCCCTGCGCCTGGTCGCGCAGTCGGCGTACGAGGACGGCTGGGGCACACCGGTCGAGTGGCTGCGCGAGGCGGAGGAGTACTTCCACGACGCGGGCCTCCAGACGGTCGCCGGAGCCGGCCGGGCCCTGCTGCGCGGGATGGGCGCGTCGGTACGGCAACGGCGCACGGGCACCGAGCGGGTACCGGCGGACCTGCGCCGCTGCGGGATCACCGTCCGCGAGTTCGAGGTGGCCCGGCTGGTCGCCGAACGGATCAGCAACAAGGACATCGCGGGCCGGCTGCACATCTCGCTGCGCACCGTGGAGAAGCACGTGGCCAGCCTCCTGCAGAAGACCGGGCACCCGAACCGGACGGCTTTCGCCACCGCCGCCCGCGACCTGGTCGCCTGA
- a CDS encoding sensor histidine kinase produces MRALRGTSGLGSGLQRAQSFLIVATLLYRASHLTVGALAVAQRGSQLPLQYAGFAVALGLSALAYGAALRRGWFDPRHIWADVLVTGCLLPLALTAWGGLREPPAIAWAMLLGGSASAVAAISLERLHALTVIALLVITHFIGYQAVGASPAVILGHLNSIVSSAVMTWLFRWYLLRQGRLLDEANARAVTAEAHKARYAERLEHHRALHDTVLATLTTLASGSVDANAPEVRRRCAREAAYLRRLIQQTAEEVHHREIGTALEEAVCSVESLQLRVTAQYHDLPQVPPEVAAALGDAVREALNNVRRHAGTGHAYLTATRDPDARGGAVVTVVDRGPGFDPERWTPGLGLRGSVHGRMAEVGGRATVDSAPGEGVRVELRWPG; encoded by the coding sequence ATGCGGGCACTGCGGGGGACGAGCGGCCTGGGATCGGGTCTGCAACGCGCCCAGTCCTTCCTGATCGTGGCCACCCTGCTGTACCGGGCGAGCCACCTGACGGTCGGCGCGCTCGCCGTCGCCCAGCGGGGGTCGCAGCTCCCGCTGCAGTACGCGGGATTCGCGGTCGCCCTGGGACTGAGCGCACTGGCCTACGGCGCCGCCCTGCGGCGCGGCTGGTTCGACCCGCGGCACATCTGGGCGGACGTCCTGGTGACCGGCTGCCTGCTGCCCCTGGCCCTGACCGCCTGGGGCGGACTGCGCGAACCGCCCGCGATCGCCTGGGCCATGCTGCTCGGCGGATCGGCGAGCGCCGTCGCGGCCATCTCCCTCGAACGGCTCCACGCCCTCACCGTGATCGCACTCCTCGTGATCACCCACTTCATCGGCTACCAGGCGGTGGGCGCGAGCCCCGCCGTGATTCTCGGCCATCTCAACTCGATCGTCTCCTCGGCCGTGATGACCTGGCTCTTCCGCTGGTACCTGCTCCGCCAGGGCCGCCTCCTCGACGAGGCCAACGCCCGCGCCGTGACCGCGGAGGCCCACAAGGCGCGCTACGCCGAGCGGCTGGAACACCACCGGGCACTGCACGACACCGTCCTCGCCACACTGACCACCCTGGCGTCCGGCTCGGTCGACGCCAACGCGCCCGAGGTGCGCCGGCGTTGCGCCCGCGAGGCCGCGTACCTGCGCCGGCTGATCCAGCAGACCGCCGAAGAGGTCCACCACCGGGAGATCGGCACGGCCCTGGAGGAGGCGGTCTGCTCCGTCGAGAGCCTCCAACTGCGGGTCACCGCCCAGTACCACGACCTCCCGCAGGTGCCCCCCGAGGTCGCCGCCGCACTGGGCGACGCCGTCCGCGAGGCCCTGAACAACGTACGGCGGCACGCGGGCACCGGACACGCCTACCTCACCGCCACCAGGGACCCGGACGCGCGCGGGGGAGCCGTCGTCACCGTGGTCGACCGGGGGCCCGGATTCGACCCCGAGCGGTGGACGCCCGGCCTCGGCCTGCGCGGCTCCGTGCACGGCCGGATGGCGGAGGTGGGCGGCCGGGCGACCGTGGACAGCGCCCCCGGCGAGGGAGTACGGGTGGAGCTGAGATGGCCCGGGTGA
- a CDS encoding molybdopterin-dependent oxidoreductase: MSIDKAAIERGASASLAGLVSGYVALALAELVSAGVRPEAGPVTAVGGAAIDRTPAAVKDWAIRSFGTDDKLVLQLGILAVTALLATALGLLALRRRRTGAAGVLLFGLVGAAAALNRPDSDGFADALPSLAGALAGALVLYALIGPLVAAARAEEAVPAAARTEEAVQAAARPQEAVQAAARPQEAPAAARPGWSRRRFLLLTGAAAALGSGAGAAGRTLTSSRSGDAVASRAAVVLPPPASPAPGPPPGTALRVPGISPFTTPNKDFYRVDTALVVPRVPADTWRLRIHGKGVARELSLTFEELLARPLVERDITLTCVSNEVGGPYAGNARWLGARLGDLLAEAGVRPPSRGGPADQLVARSVDGMTLGAPVEDVMDGRDALLAVGMNGEPLPLDHGFPVRMVVPGLYGYVSACKWIEDIELTTFDAYDPYWVRREWARKAPVKTQARIDTPKPFARPAPGTVMVAGVAWAQHRGIDRVEIQVDDGPWQETDLAAEDTRDTWRQWSYSWQAAPGTHTLTVRATDRTGETQTERRAPTVPDGATGRHSVVVMAG, encoded by the coding sequence GTGAGCATCGACAAGGCAGCAATCGAGCGGGGAGCTTCGGCGTCGCTGGCCGGACTGGTGTCCGGCTACGTGGCACTGGCGCTGGCGGAACTGGTCTCGGCCGGGGTCCGGCCCGAGGCCGGTCCGGTCACGGCCGTCGGGGGAGCGGCCATCGACCGCACGCCCGCCGCGGTCAAGGACTGGGCGATCCGCAGCTTCGGAACCGACGACAAGCTCGTCCTGCAACTCGGCATCCTCGCCGTTACCGCCCTGCTGGCGACGGCCCTCGGGCTGCTCGCCCTGCGCAGACGGCGGACCGGCGCGGCGGGCGTGCTCCTCTTCGGCCTGGTGGGCGCCGCGGCCGCGCTGAACCGGCCGGACTCCGACGGGTTCGCCGATGCCCTGCCGTCCCTCGCGGGAGCCCTGGCCGGCGCGCTCGTGCTGTACGCCCTCATCGGCCCGCTCGTGGCCGCCGCCCGGGCCGAGGAGGCAGTACCGGCCGCCGCCCGGACCGAGGAGGCAGTACAGGCCGCCGCCCGGCCCCAGGAGGCAGTACAGGCCGCCGCCCGGCCCCAGGAGGCCCCGGCCGCCGCCCGGCCCGGCTGGAGCCGACGCCGTTTCCTGCTGCTCACCGGAGCCGCCGCCGCCCTCGGTTCGGGGGCGGGCGCCGCCGGCCGGACCCTCACCTCCTCGCGGTCCGGCGACGCGGTCGCCTCCCGGGCGGCCGTGGTCCTGCCGCCCCCCGCGTCACCGGCGCCCGGCCCGCCCCCGGGCACGGCCTTGCGGGTGCCGGGGATCAGTCCCTTCACCACGCCGAACAAGGACTTCTACCGGGTGGACACGGCCCTGGTGGTCCCCCGGGTGCCGGCGGACACGTGGCGGCTGCGGATCCACGGCAAGGGCGTGGCCCGCGAGCTGAGCCTCACCTTCGAAGAGCTGCTCGCCCGGCCGCTCGTCGAACGGGACATCACCTTGACCTGCGTCTCCAACGAGGTCGGCGGACCGTACGCGGGCAACGCCAGATGGCTCGGCGCCCGGCTCGGCGACCTGCTCGCGGAGGCCGGCGTGCGACCGCCGTCCCGGGGCGGACCCGCCGACCAGCTGGTGGCCCGCTCCGTCGACGGCATGACGCTCGGCGCGCCGGTCGAGGACGTCATGGACGGCCGGGACGCCCTGCTGGCGGTCGGGATGAACGGCGAGCCTCTCCCGCTCGACCACGGCTTTCCGGTGCGGATGGTGGTTCCCGGCCTGTACGGGTACGTCTCGGCGTGCAAGTGGATCGAGGACATCGAGCTCACCACCTTCGACGCCTACGACCCGTACTGGGTCCGGCGCGAGTGGGCCCGGAAGGCTCCGGTCAAGACCCAGGCGCGCATCGACACCCCCAAGCCCTTCGCCCGCCCCGCGCCCGGCACGGTGATGGTGGCCGGTGTCGCCTGGGCCCAGCACCGCGGCATCGACCGCGTCGAGATCCAGGTCGACGACGGCCCCTGGCAGGAGACCGATCTCGCCGCCGAGGACACCCGCGACACCTGGCGCCAGTGGTCCTACTCCTGGCAGGCCGCGCCGGGCACGCACACGCTCACCGTCCGCGCCACCGACCGGACGGGGGAGACCCAGACCGAACGGCGCGCCCCGACCGTCCCCGACGGGGCCACCGGCAGGCACTCCGTCGTCGTCATGGCCGGATAG
- a CDS encoding response regulator transcription factor → MARVITVSVVDDDRMLLDGLRAWLGGVPELRLVATAATVGELLQAPDAQLPYGFGRTGYAPPDIVLLDLVLRDGSTPADNIRRLLRTGSRVLMISTVPDRSRIIEAVRAGADGYLTKDHDLPTLVTAIKDLASGQGALSAELAFACAYDDSPARPRLSPRERQILLDYASGLTLKSAARRAGITVHTAKDYLDRVKAKYQQAGRPTYTKLDLAQRVREDSLEGG, encoded by the coding sequence ATGGCCCGGGTGATCACCGTCTCGGTGGTCGACGACGACCGGATGCTCCTCGACGGCCTGCGGGCCTGGCTGGGCGGTGTGCCCGAGCTGCGGCTCGTGGCGACCGCGGCCACCGTCGGCGAACTCCTTCAGGCGCCGGACGCCCAGCTCCCGTACGGCTTCGGCCGGACCGGGTACGCCCCGCCCGACATCGTCCTCCTCGACCTCGTGCTGCGCGACGGCTCCACCCCCGCAGACAACATCCGGCGGCTGCTGCGCACCGGGAGCCGCGTCCTGATGATCAGCACCGTGCCGGACCGCTCCCGCATCATCGAGGCCGTCCGGGCCGGCGCCGACGGCTATCTGACCAAGGACCACGACCTGCCCACCCTGGTCACCGCCATCAAGGACCTCGCCTCGGGCCAGGGGGCCCTCTCCGCCGAACTCGCCTTCGCCTGCGCCTACGACGACAGCCCCGCCCGCCCCCGGCTGTCGCCCCGGGAACGCCAGATCCTGCTCGACTACGCCTCCGGACTCACCCTGAAGTCCGCCGCCCGGCGCGCCGGCATCACGGTCCACACCGCCAAGGACTACCTGGACCGGGTCAAGGCCAAGTACCAGCAGGCGGGCCGCCCCACCTACACCAAGCTCGACCTGGCCCAGCGGGTCCGGGAGGACAGTCTCGAGGGGGGCTGA
- a CDS encoding WD40 repeat domain-containing protein, whose translation MSETSTGAPDDVNALMTGPRWTVQWSDGPVPDQRRLRSLVGHGGPVRAVATAVVDGIPVVVSGSRDNTVRMWDLATGGQLHDPVTGRTDPLSSLTAEVLSVATAEADGKPVAFSLHGDDSVLVWDLATGGAAGEFVRLVESTTLEGRRVLLALGADGTLYVGDLLTGRRIGAFPSAAGLATLHGRRVVLSVDDAAVDRTVGVRDLASGEQLARTLAVARTVALDGRVLAVTAGEPGEPGEPGEPGEPGEPGREERFWDLATGEPATARSAAGVLAGGEDLPGVSTLTVVDGRAVAVGGDGEEPRFIGPLAVARQNGALVRTRARETAVLGGRTVALTAEADGTLRIWDLADDRQRVNGMRVLRSVDANGVAPALPPGPEQEADLWHRISGRGPGSAGSADPVALTVERDGTVVVRDRATGRPVGPPLTGHTGRVTDVATTVVDGRPVAVTAGADHTIRTWDLTHAHGDGPPRTGHTATVSAITTAVLDGHPVAVTAGADHALHVWDLATGRQVAGPVTGLEGAVNALAGSVVEGKPLMVTAGSGDVLRLLDPVGGGDRHEPLTSHHGRVLALATATLDGRPVVVTAGADRTVAVWDLAARRPVGEPLTGHSSRVTAVATAELAGRPVAVTGSWDRTVRLWDLGTGRQIGEPLAGHTDWVTSVATTLVDGRPAAVSRSRDRTVRLWDLATMRQIGDVQTGDTDPNGPVAVTTGSDGRPVLAMGQGQAVRFWDLATGREAADEYVFPLAVAALAAAPGGRLVVGFGPEVAVLRRPAAE comes from the coding sequence ATGTCTGAGACTTCCACGGGTGCGCCCGACGACGTGAATGCCCTGATGACCGGCCCGCGGTGGACAGTTCAGTGGTCCGACGGGCCCGTGCCGGACCAGCGGCGGCTGCGCTCCCTCGTCGGTCACGGCGGGCCGGTGCGGGCGGTGGCCACGGCCGTCGTCGACGGCATCCCGGTCGTGGTCTCGGGCAGCCGCGACAACACCGTGCGCATGTGGGACCTGGCGACCGGCGGGCAACTCCACGATCCGGTCACCGGCCGCACCGACCCGCTCTCCTCGCTGACGGCCGAGGTGCTCTCGGTGGCCACGGCGGAGGCCGACGGGAAGCCCGTGGCCTTCTCGCTGCACGGCGACGACTCGGTCCTGGTGTGGGACCTCGCCACCGGCGGCGCGGCCGGGGAGTTCGTCAGGCTGGTGGAGAGCACCACCCTGGAGGGGCGCCGTGTCCTGCTCGCCCTCGGCGCCGACGGGACGCTCTATGTGGGGGACCTGCTGACCGGCCGCCGGATCGGAGCCTTCCCGTCGGCGGCCGGCCTCGCGACGCTCCACGGCCGCCGCGTCGTCCTCTCCGTCGACGACGCCGCCGTGGACCGGACGGTGGGCGTGCGGGACCTGGCCTCCGGCGAGCAGCTGGCCCGGACACTGGCGGTGGCGAGGACCGTCGCCCTGGACGGGCGCGTGCTCGCCGTCACCGCCGGAGAGCCCGGAGAGCCCGGAGAGCCCGGGGAGCCCGGGGAGCCCGGGGAGCCCGGGCGGGAGGAGCGGTTCTGGGACCTGGCCACCGGGGAGCCCGCCACGGCCCGGTCGGCCGCCGGGGTCCTGGCCGGCGGAGAGGACCTGCCCGGCGTCTCCACCTTGACGGTGGTGGACGGGCGCGCCGTCGCCGTCGGGGGCGACGGCGAGGAGCCCCGGTTCATCGGCCCCCTGGCCGTCGCCCGCCAGAACGGCGCCCTCGTACGGACCCGGGCGCGGGAGACGGCGGTGCTGGGCGGACGTACGGTCGCCCTCACCGCCGAGGCGGACGGGACCCTGCGCATCTGGGACCTGGCGGACGACCGGCAGCGCGTGAACGGCATGCGGGTCCTGCGGAGCGTCGACGCGAACGGGGTGGCGCCGGCCCTCCCGCCCGGCCCGGAGCAGGAGGCGGACTTGTGGCACCGCATCTCCGGCCGGGGCCCCGGTTCTGCCGGCAGTGCGGACCCGGTCGCCCTCACCGTGGAGCGGGACGGCACGGTGGTGGTCCGCGACCGCGCCACCGGGAGGCCGGTGGGCCCGCCGCTGACCGGCCACACCGGAAGGGTCACGGACGTGGCCACCACGGTCGTGGACGGGCGGCCTGTGGCGGTCACCGCGGGTGCCGACCACACGATCCGCACCTGGGACCTCACCCACGCCCACGGCGACGGCCCGCCCCGCACCGGACACACCGCAACGGTCTCGGCGATCACCACCGCCGTTCTCGACGGGCACCCGGTGGCCGTCACGGCCGGCGCCGACCACGCCCTGCACGTCTGGGACCTGGCCACGGGGCGGCAGGTCGCGGGCCCCGTGACGGGCCTGGAGGGCGCGGTGAACGCCTTGGCCGGCTCGGTGGTGGAGGGGAAACCGCTGATGGTGACCGCCGGCTCCGGCGACGTGCTGCGGCTGCTGGACCCGGTCGGCGGGGGAGACCGTCACGAGCCCCTCACCAGCCATCACGGCCGGGTGCTGGCCCTGGCCACCGCGACCCTGGACGGCCGGCCGGTCGTCGTCACGGCCGGCGCCGACCGCACCGTGGCCGTCTGGGACCTCGCCGCACGCCGCCCGGTCGGCGAGCCGCTCACCGGGCACTCCAGCCGGGTGACCGCCGTCGCGACGGCGGAGCTGGCGGGGCGGCCCGTCGCGGTGACCGGCAGCTGGGACAGGACCGTACGGCTGTGGGACCTCGGGACCGGCCGGCAGATCGGCGAACCCCTGGCCGGCCACACCGACTGGGTGACATCGGTGGCCACGACGCTGGTGGACGGCAGGCCGGCCGCGGTCAGCCGGAGCCGGGACAGGACGGTGCGGCTGTGGGACCTGGCCACCATGCGGCAGATCGGCGACGTGCAGACCGGTGACACGGATCCGAACGGGCCCGTGGCCGTCACCACCGGGAGCGACGGGCGGCCGGTGCTGGCCATGGGCCAGGGCCAGGCGGTGCGGTTCTGGGACCTCGCGACGGGGCGCGAAGCGGCGGACGAGTACGTGTTCCCGCTCGCGGTGGCCGCGCTCGCGGCCGCGCCGGGCGGGCGGCTCGTCGTCGGTTTCGGCCCGGAGGTCGCCGTGCTGCGTCGCCCGGCTGCGGAATGA
- a CDS encoding DUF1295 domain-containing protein produces the protein MNTAAQAQAQAALTGGVDWGALAVNLAFAAGAALAVMLVTFAVATVRGLDRIVDVAWGVAFAAVALTSWLLSAGYGDDGRRLAVAAATVVWGIRLALHIARRGRGHGEDPRYARMLARAPGSPRLYALRKVYLLQGALVWLVSLPVQAASYVPVPLGPLAAAGLLLWATGLLFEGVGDFQLARFKERPERRGAIMDRGLWSWTRHPNYFGDFLVWWGLYLLACATWQTAALTLVSPLVMSALLIWGSGKRLLEAHMADRPGYAAYAARTSGFLPRPPRRIPGEDG, from the coding sequence ATGAACACAGCCGCGCAGGCGCAGGCCCAGGCGGCGCTCACCGGCGGCGTCGACTGGGGCGCCCTGGCCGTCAATCTTGCCTTCGCGGCCGGCGCCGCTCTCGCCGTCATGCTGGTCACCTTCGCCGTCGCCACCGTCCGGGGCCTGGACCGGATCGTCGACGTCGCCTGGGGCGTCGCCTTCGCCGCGGTGGCCCTGACCAGCTGGCTGCTGTCGGCGGGGTACGGCGACGACGGCCGGCGCCTCGCGGTCGCGGCGGCGACGGTCGTCTGGGGCATCCGCCTGGCCCTGCACATCGCCCGGCGCGGCCGGGGGCACGGCGAGGACCCGCGCTACGCCCGCATGCTCGCCCGGGCACCGGGCAGCCCCCGGCTCTACGCCCTGCGCAAGGTCTACCTCCTCCAGGGCGCGCTGGTCTGGCTCGTCTCGCTGCCCGTGCAGGCCGCGTCGTACGTGCCCGTGCCCCTCGGGCCGCTCGCCGCGGCCGGCCTGCTCCTGTGGGCGACCGGGCTGCTCTTCGAGGGGGTCGGAGACTTCCAGCTCGCCCGCTTCAAGGAACGCCCCGAGCGCCGCGGAGCGATCATGGACCGCGGCCTGTGGAGCTGGACGCGGCACCCCAACTACTTCGGCGACTTCCTCGTCTGGTGGGGGCTGTACCTGCTGGCCTGCGCGACCTGGCAGACTGCGGCACTCACGCTGGTGTCGCCGCTGGTGATGAGCGCGCTGCTGATCTGGGGCAGCGGCAAGAGACTGCTGGAGGCGCACATGGCAGACCGGCCCGGCTACGCCGCCTACGCCGCCCGCACCAGCGGGTTCCTCCCGCGCCCGCCGCGCCGCATACCGGGGGAGGACGGGTGA